In the genome of Mytilus edulis chromosome 3, xbMytEdul2.2, whole genome shotgun sequence, one region contains:
- the LOC139518018 gene encoding calmodulin-like produces MADQLTEEQIHEFKEAFSLFDTDGSGTITSKELGTAMRSLGMNPTEADLADMINEIDADGNGQVDFPEFLTLMAKKMKDGDAEEEIKEAFRLFDKEGNGFISGAELRHIMTAIGEKLTDLEVDDMLHEADLDGDGMINYQEFVALMLK; encoded by the exons ATG GCAGATCAGCTGACAGAAGAACAGATACACG AATTTAAAGAGGCTTTCAGTTTATTTGATACAGATGGAAGTGGAACAATTACATCTAAAGAATTGGGAACAGCAATGAGATCACTGGGCATGAACCCAACCGAAGCAGATCTAGCAGACATGATTAACGAAATTGATGCTGATG GGAATGGCCAGGTTGACTTCCCAGAATTCCTTACGCTTATGGCAAAGAAAATGAAAGATGGTGACGCTGAGGAGGAGATAAAAGAGGCTTTTCGATTATTTGACAAAGAAGGCAATGGCTTTATCAGCGGAGCAGAGCTTCGTCACATCATGACAGCAATTGGTGAAAAATTGACAGATCTTGAAGTCGATGATATGTTACACGAGGCAGACCTTGATGGAGACGGAATGATAAACTATCAag AGTTTGTTGCCCTGATGTTGAAATAG
- the LOC139518019 gene encoding calmodulin-like isoform X1 has product MLVLLYNKLSYDVICICKQRNTMHQAAELAEDQIAEFKEAFNLFDKDGDGTISCTELGTVMRSLGCNPTEGELKDMIKEVDADGSGCIDFPEFLEMMAKRLQDVDEEAELREAFKVFDKDGSGSISKAELKLVMENLGEKLTGEEIDEMMAEADKDGNGEIDYEEFVDMMMAK; this is encoded by the exons ATGTTGGTCCTATTGTATAATAaattaagttatgacgtcatttgcatttgtaaacaaagaaacaccaTGCATCAG GCAGCTGAGTTAGCAGAAGATCAGATCGCAG AGTTCAAAGAAGCCTTTAACTTGTTTGACAAGGATGGCGATGGAACGATATCATGTACTGAATTAGGAACTGTAATGAGATCCCTGGGGTGTAACCCTACAGAGGGAGAACTCAAAGATATGATCAAAGAAGTCGATGCTGATG GAAGTGGTTGTATTGATTTTCCTGAATTTTTGGAAATGATGGCTAAACGTTTGCAAGACGTAGATGAAGAAGCGGAATTGCGGGAGGCTTTTAAAGTTTTCGACAAGGATGGTAGTGGAAGCATAAGTAAAGCAGAATTAAAACTTGTAATGGAAAATCTCGGAGAAAAGTTAACTGGAGAGGAAATTGACGAAATGATGGCAGAAGCAGATAAAGATGGCAATGGAGAGATCGATTATGAAG aatttgTTGACATGATGATGGCCA
- the LOC139518019 gene encoding calmodulin-like isoform X2 gives MLDYTPNETQTIWEQAAELAEDQIAEFKEAFNLFDKDGDGTISCTELGTVMRSLGCNPTEGELKDMIKEVDADGSGCIDFPEFLEMMAKRLQDVDEEAELREAFKVFDKDGSGSISKAELKLVMENLGEKLTGEEIDEMMAEADKDGNGEIDYEEFVDMMMAK, from the exons ATGTTAGATTACACACCAAACGAAACCCAAACAATATGGGAACAG GCAGCTGAGTTAGCAGAAGATCAGATCGCAG AGTTCAAAGAAGCCTTTAACTTGTTTGACAAGGATGGCGATGGAACGATATCATGTACTGAATTAGGAACTGTAATGAGATCCCTGGGGTGTAACCCTACAGAGGGAGAACTCAAAGATATGATCAAAGAAGTCGATGCTGATG GAAGTGGTTGTATTGATTTTCCTGAATTTTTGGAAATGATGGCTAAACGTTTGCAAGACGTAGATGAAGAAGCGGAATTGCGGGAGGCTTTTAAAGTTTTCGACAAGGATGGTAGTGGAAGCATAAGTAAAGCAGAATTAAAACTTGTAATGGAAAATCTCGGAGAAAAGTTAACTGGAGAGGAAATTGACGAAATGATGGCAGAAGCAGATAAAGATGGCAATGGAGAGATCGATTATGAAG aatttgTTGACATGATGATGGCCA
- the LOC139518019 gene encoding calmodulin-like isoform X4, whose amino-acid sequence MAAELAEDQIAEFKEAFNLFDKDGDGTISCTELGTVMRSLGCNPTEGELKDMIKEVDADGSGCIDFPEFLEMMAKRLQDVDEEAELREAFKVFDKDGSGSISKAELKLVMENLGEKLTGEEIDEMMAEADKDGNGEIDYEEFVDMMMAK is encoded by the exons ATG GCAGCTGAGTTAGCAGAAGATCAGATCGCAG AGTTCAAAGAAGCCTTTAACTTGTTTGACAAGGATGGCGATGGAACGATATCATGTACTGAATTAGGAACTGTAATGAGATCCCTGGGGTGTAACCCTACAGAGGGAGAACTCAAAGATATGATCAAAGAAGTCGATGCTGATG GAAGTGGTTGTATTGATTTTCCTGAATTTTTGGAAATGATGGCTAAACGTTTGCAAGACGTAGATGAAGAAGCGGAATTGCGGGAGGCTTTTAAAGTTTTCGACAAGGATGGTAGTGGAAGCATAAGTAAAGCAGAATTAAAACTTGTAATGGAAAATCTCGGAGAAAAGTTAACTGGAGAGGAAATTGACGAAATGATGGCAGAAGCAGATAAAGATGGCAATGGAGAGATCGATTATGAAG aatttgTTGACATGATGATGGCCA